In the Shewanella sp. OMA3-2 genome, one interval contains:
- a CDS encoding alpha-amylase, giving the protein MNCNHALTKVALATGLSVCMSSSVFATSQPTTFVHLFEWNWQDVAQECEQFLGPSGYAAVQVSPPNEHIQGNQWWTRYQPVSYVLQSRGGNRSQFINMVNRCKAVNVDIYVDAVINHMASGSGTGTAGSAYGNKSYPAYSPQDFHNTCAIKDYNNRWEVQNCELVGLTDLNTSANYVQTTIAGFLNDLTNIGVAGFRFDASKHMAVEDIQGVMSKVNGSPLVFQEVIDQGGEAISASEYTSVGLVTEFKYSTQLGNTFRNGNLASLKNFGEGWGFMPSSSAVVFVDNHDNQRGHGGAGNVITFEDGRLYDLANVFMLAYPYGYPKVMSSYSFNGNTDAGGPNVSVHNNGNLECFGNNWKCEHRWSYIAGGVSFRNNTADNWATTNWWDNGNNKIAFGRGSSGFVAINKENSNLTASLATSMAPGTYCNVLKGKIAQDKRSCSGETIVVNNNGAINANVTAWDAFAIHQGAKLIAGGVVNNPDWQRTVIFVQAQTQSGQDMFLRGGIDHAYAASNLNKTCTSSNFECAIPIRHNNLRNVTTAPWKANDAYLDWYGPESAQSTASAGSALDWTTNLWPAAWGAKQTVTNNGYGEEPLNIWGQHYWMLDVDMDCSKTVNGHFEVKAFVKNGQGWESSISQSNTPFPSSNHVAQCGKVNQFSFNSNSIQISNF; this is encoded by the coding sequence ATGAATTGTAATCACGCGTTAACTAAGGTGGCCCTAGCAACTGGCTTATCTGTGTGTATGTCATCATCCGTATTTGCTACTTCACAACCGACAACATTTGTGCATTTATTTGAGTGGAATTGGCAAGATGTCGCTCAAGAATGTGAGCAGTTTTTAGGGCCTAGTGGCTATGCCGCAGTACAAGTCTCCCCGCCTAATGAACACATCCAAGGCAACCAGTGGTGGACCCGCTACCAACCTGTAAGTTATGTGTTGCAAAGTCGTGGTGGCAACCGTAGTCAGTTTATTAATATGGTTAATCGTTGTAAGGCGGTTAATGTTGATATTTATGTTGATGCAGTGATTAATCATATGGCTAGCGGCAGCGGTACAGGCACTGCTGGCAGCGCTTATGGTAATAAAAGTTACCCTGCATATAGCCCGCAAGATTTTCATAATACCTGTGCGATTAAAGATTATAACAACCGCTGGGAAGTACAAAACTGCGAGCTTGTTGGTTTAACCGATCTTAATACCAGTGCTAATTATGTTCAGACCACTATCGCTGGATTTTTGAATGACCTGACTAACATAGGTGTTGCAGGTTTCCGTTTTGATGCTTCTAAACATATGGCCGTTGAAGATATTCAAGGTGTTATGTCAAAAGTGAATGGCTCTCCTCTGGTTTTTCAAGAAGTGATTGACCAAGGTGGTGAAGCGATTAGTGCCAGTGAATATACCAGTGTTGGCTTGGTGACAGAGTTTAAATATTCAACCCAGTTAGGCAATACATTCCGTAATGGTAACTTAGCATCCTTAAAAAACTTTGGTGAAGGCTGGGGGTTTATGCCGAGCAGCTCAGCGGTTGTTTTTGTTGATAACCATGACAACCAACGTGGTCACGGTGGCGCAGGTAATGTGATTACGTTTGAAGATGGTCGTTTATATGACTTAGCCAATGTGTTTATGCTTGCTTATCCTTATGGTTATCCAAAAGTAATGTCGAGTTATTCATTTAATGGCAATACCGATGCTGGTGGACCTAACGTGAGCGTTCATAATAATGGCAATTTAGAATGTTTTGGTAACAACTGGAAGTGTGAACATCGCTGGAGCTACATTGCTGGTGGAGTGAGTTTTCGCAACAATACCGCAGATAATTGGGCCACAACAAACTGGTGGGACAATGGTAACAATAAAATTGCTTTCGGTCGCGGCAGCTCAGGTTTTGTGGCTATTAATAAAGAGAACTCAAATTTAACCGCATCGTTAGCAACATCTATGGCTCCAGGGACTTATTGTAACGTGCTTAAAGGTAAAATCGCCCAGGACAAACGTTCATGCAGCGGTGAAACCATAGTGGTTAATAATAATGGTGCGATTAATGCTAACGTCACAGCATGGGATGCGTTTGCAATTCATCAAGGGGCGAAGCTCATCGCTGGTGGCGTTGTTAATAATCCTGATTGGCAGCGGACGGTTATTTTTGTTCAAGCTCAAACCCAAAGTGGTCAAGATATGTTTCTTCGTGGCGGCATTGATCATGCCTATGCAGCAAGCAACTTAAATAAAACCTGTACCAGTAGTAATTTTGAGTGTGCGATCCCGATTAGACATAACAATCTACGTAACGTGACCACTGCCCCCTGGAAAGCTAATGATGCATATTTAGATTGGTATGGTCCTGAATCTGCCCAAAGCACAGCATCAGCGGGTTCAGCGTTGGATTGGACAACCAATTTATGGCCTGCGGCTTGGGGAGCCAAACAAACCGTGACCAATAATGGATATGGAGAAGAGCCTTTAAACATCTGGGGGCAACATTATTGGATGTTAGATGTGGATATGGATTGCAGCAAAACGGTCAATGGACACTTTGAAGTAAAAGCGTTTGTCAAAAATGGCCAAGGCTGGGAAAGTAGTATTAGCCAATCTAATACGCCATTTCCTTCAAGTAATCATGTTGCACAATGCGGCAAGGTGAATCAATTTAGTTTCAACAGTAATAGCATTCAAATAAGTAATTTTTAA
- a CDS encoding FadR/GntR family transcriptional regulator, with protein sequence MTSITRQNLTHQLTHDLGIAIVSGEYPIGEGLPSEADLCIKYNVSRSSTREAVKMLSAKGLITSRPKQGIKVMSESQWNMFDIDVLHWILSSKPSLSLLKEFTQMRLALEPEAAALAAKHATAEQIEHLDIALQRMREAELGLEDPLEADILFHANILCSSNNRFFVQMTGFTSTALKVSLRYTNQMKGVNGANVEDHAAIYNAIRMRQPELAKTGMVKIINELLVLIDSRL encoded by the coding sequence ATGACAAGCATAACTCGTCAAAATCTAACTCACCAATTAACTCATGATCTTGGCATTGCTATCGTCAGTGGGGAATACCCTATTGGAGAAGGATTACCTTCCGAAGCTGACTTGTGCATTAAGTATAATGTAAGCCGTAGTTCAACACGTGAAGCGGTAAAGATGTTGTCGGCTAAAGGTTTAATTACATCACGTCCAAAGCAGGGTATAAAAGTGATGTCAGAAAGCCAATGGAATATGTTCGATATTGATGTTTTGCATTGGATATTAAGCAGTAAACCCTCTTTATCATTATTAAAAGAGTTTACGCAAATGCGTTTAGCATTAGAACCAGAGGCCGCAGCATTGGCGGCGAAACATGCAACTGCTGAACAGATAGAACATTTAGACATAGCGTTACAGCGAATGAGAGAAGCTGAGCTAGGACTTGAAGATCCGCTTGAGGCTGATATTTTGTTTCACGCAAATATTTTGTGTTCTAGTAATAATCGCTTTTTCGTACAAATGACCGGCTTTACCAGTACAGCATTAAAGGTGAGTTTGCGTTATACCAATCAAATGAAAGGCGTTAATGGTGCCAACGTGGAAGATCACGCTGCCATTTATAATGCGATAAGAATGCGTCAGCCGGAGTTAGCCAAAACGGGAATGGTTAAAATTATTAATGAGTTATTAGTGTTAATTGATTCTAGATTATAA
- a CDS encoding DUF2061 domain-containing protein: MKKTMTFAVLHFSVAFTITYLLTGSIVIGGAVALIEPAVNTVVFYFHDKIWNHIEAKKLAQELELTAIH; encoded by the coding sequence ATGAAAAAAACCATGACATTTGCGGTACTGCATTTTTCTGTCGCATTTACCATTACCTACTTACTCACTGGTAGCATTGTTATTGGTGGTGCGGTTGCATTAATTGAACCCGCTGTGAACACAGTGGTGTTTTACTTTCATGACAAAATTTGGAATCATATTGAAGCAAAAAAACTAGCTCAAGAGCTCGAGCTAACGGCTATCCATTAA
- a CDS encoding 1,4-dihydroxy-2-naphthoyl-CoA synthase has translation MTQAISDIFDPTRWNTVSGFDFEDITYHRAKDQGTVRIAINRPDCLNSFRPKTVDELFMALDHARQWSDVGCVLITGNGPSAKGQYSFCAGGDQRIRGKDGYKYEGAEEGKPDVARMGRLHILEVQRLIRFMPKVVIAVVPGWAVGGGHSLHVVCDLTLASKEHAIFKQTDPDVGSFDSGYGSAYLAKMIGQKRAREIFFLGFNYSAEEAVAMGMVNRAISHAELETEALAWAKEINAKSPTAMRMLKYGFNMADDGLVGQQLFAGEATRLAYGTEEAQEGRDAFLEKREQDFSKFPWHY, from the coding sequence ATGACACAAGCGATTTCCGATATATTTGACCCTACACGTTGGAACACCGTCAGTGGTTTCGACTTTGAAGACATCACCTATCACCGCGCTAAAGATCAAGGTACTGTGCGTATTGCAATTAATCGCCCAGATTGCTTAAACTCGTTTCGCCCTAAAACCGTAGATGAACTCTTTATGGCTTTAGACCACGCTAGGCAATGGTCAGATGTCGGCTGTGTGCTAATCACTGGCAATGGACCATCAGCAAAGGGCCAGTACTCTTTTTGCGCCGGTGGTGACCAGCGTATTCGCGGTAAAGACGGTTATAAGTATGAAGGTGCTGAAGAAGGCAAACCCGATGTGGCTCGTATGGGTCGCCTGCATATTTTAGAAGTGCAGCGGTTAATTCGTTTTATGCCAAAAGTGGTTATTGCGGTTGTGCCTGGTTGGGCTGTTGGCGGCGGCCATAGTTTACATGTGGTTTGTGATTTAACATTAGCATCTAAAGAGCATGCTATTTTCAAGCAAACCGATCCTGATGTAGGCAGTTTTGACTCGGGTTATGGCAGTGCTTATTTAGCTAAGATGATTGGCCAAAAACGCGCCCGTGAAATTTTCTTTTTGGGGTTTAATTACTCGGCAGAAGAAGCCGTTGCTATGGGCATGGTTAACCGCGCTATTTCACATGCTGAACTTGAAACAGAAGCCTTAGCATGGGCGAAGGAAATTAACGCTAAGTCACCTACCGCAATGCGCATGCTTAAATATGGCTTTAACATGGCTGACGATGGTTTAGTGGGTCAGCAACTGTTTGCCGGTGAAGCAACTCGCTTAGCTTACGGTACTGAAGAAGCCCAAGAAGGACGAGATGCTTTTTTAGAAAAGCGTGAGCAAGATTTCTCTAAGTTTCCTTGGCACTATTAA
- the ccoG gene encoding cytochrome c oxidase accessory protein CcoG, whose translation MTIESKPKDYSKQNRIQIHQPDANKADRFNPSNSIYVRAVDGLWTRVRRRMGWITMLFFLILPWITWGDRQAVWFHLAEQKFHVFGLTIWPQDLTLLAALFMISAFGLFFVTTYLGRVWCGYTCPQTVWTFIFIWFEEKFEGARNKRIKLDQMPWGLNKVWRKTAKHTAWIFISLLTAMTFVSYFVPTREVYIDVFTLNADGGIYFWVIFFTIATYGNAGWMREIMCIHMCPYARFQAAMFDKNTYIVGYDVKRGETRGPRSRKDDPKEKGLGDCIDCDLCVQVCPTGIDIRNGLQYECINCGACIDACDNTMERMGYDKGLISYTTENKLDNIKETVLRPKLVGYGVILTVMILLFVYASATIAPVRMDVIRDRNALYRENNRGEIENTFTIKILNKTEAKHDYQLSVEGLNNARWIGQENVSIAAGEILTLPISVAIDPVELKRSVTNINIVVKAEIDGESVITTQETRFFGE comes from the coding sequence ATGACAATAGAATCGAAACCCAAAGATTATTCGAAACAAAATCGAATTCAGATTCATCAGCCCGATGCGAACAAGGCCGACCGTTTTAATCCCAGCAATAGTATTTATGTAAGAGCCGTTGATGGACTTTGGACAAGAGTGCGCCGCCGTATGGGCTGGATTACCATGCTGTTCTTCCTTATATTGCCATGGATCACATGGGGCGACCGTCAAGCTGTATGGTTTCACCTCGCAGAACAGAAATTTCATGTTTTTGGTCTGACTATCTGGCCACAGGATTTAACATTACTCGCCGCCCTATTTATGATCTCCGCCTTTGGATTATTTTTTGTCACGACATATCTCGGTCGAGTATGGTGTGGCTATACCTGCCCGCAAACCGTATGGACGTTTATCTTTATCTGGTTTGAAGAAAAATTTGAAGGGGCACGTAATAAGCGTATCAAGTTAGATCAAATGCCGTGGGGCCTTAATAAAGTCTGGCGTAAAACCGCCAAACATACCGCCTGGATATTCATCTCCCTCTTAACTGCCATGACTTTCGTATCTTATTTTGTGCCGACAAGAGAAGTCTATATAGATGTCTTTACGTTAAATGCTGATGGCGGTATCTACTTTTGGGTTATTTTCTTTACTATAGCCACATACGGTAATGCAGGATGGATGCGGGAGATCATGTGTATTCATATGTGTCCTTATGCGCGATTCCAAGCAGCAATGTTCGATAAGAACACCTATATAGTTGGCTATGATGTTAAGCGCGGTGAAACTCGCGGGCCTCGTTCTCGTAAAGATGACCCTAAGGAAAAGGGATTAGGAGACTGCATTGACTGCGACCTTTGTGTTCAAGTCTGCCCAACCGGGATCGATATCCGTAACGGCTTGCAATATGAATGTATTAACTGTGGTGCATGTATTGATGCATGCGATAACACCATGGAACGTATGGGATATGACAAAGGCTTAATTAGTTACACTACAGAAAACAAGCTTGATAACATAAAAGAGACAGTGTTGCGCCCCAAGCTGGTGGGTTACGGCGTGATCTTAACTGTGATGATATTATTGTTTGTTTACGCCAGTGCAACCATAGCGCCGGTCCGAATGGATGTTATCCGTGATCGTAATGCCCTTTACCGGGAAAACAATCGAGGGGAAATAGAAAACACCTTTACGATTAAAATCCTGAATAAGACCGAGGCCAAGCACGATTATCAGTTAAGTGTTGAAGGGCTTAATAATGCCAGATGGATCGGACAGGAGAATGTCAGTATTGCAGCAGGTGAGATTTTAACATTACCTATTAGCGTGGCAATTGACCCAGTAGAGCTAAAACGAAGTGTTACCAACATAAATATCGTAGTGAAGGCTGAAATAGATGGTGAATCAGTCATTACCACCCAAGAAACACGGTTCTTCGGTGAGTAA